In Agromyces archimandritae, one genomic interval encodes:
- a CDS encoding MFS transporter, translating to MRTFLQVLVNTMVANVTTSYLWFALTFWIYLETRSVLATGVIGGAYMLFVAVFSMLFGTIVDRHRKHAVMVLSSLVTVAAFGAAGVLFLLQPEAALIDIGGPWFWLFTGIILFGAVVEHMRNIALSTTVTLLVPVERHANANGLVGTVQGIAFIVTSVFSGLSVGLLGMGWTLVIALAATAVALAHLLFLRIPEAEPVPAEGEAAPAVDLRGAIAAVRKIPGLFTLIFFSTFNNLIGGVYIALMDPYGLTLFPVEAWGVVLGISSTGFIIGGLAIAKFGLGKNPIRTMLLVVVGMGLLGAVFTIREWWLLYAVGIWFYMALVPAVEAAEQTVIQKLVPFRRQGRVFGFAMAVESAAAPITAFVIAPIAEFVIIPYMNSEAGQATWGWLLGDGEARGIALVFLIGGLIMVAVAFLAFTTRAYRILSAEFAAGGPAASADSAGSAGSGGPAGSAGPADPDAAGADGAADPAAGGGAAR from the coding sequence ATGCGCACCTTCCTGCAGGTGCTCGTCAACACGATGGTCGCGAACGTCACGACGAGCTACCTGTGGTTCGCGCTGACCTTCTGGATCTACCTCGAGACGCGATCGGTGCTCGCCACCGGCGTCATCGGAGGGGCGTACATGCTCTTCGTCGCCGTGTTCTCGATGCTGTTCGGCACCATCGTCGACCGGCACCGCAAGCACGCCGTGATGGTGCTCTCGAGCCTCGTCACGGTCGCGGCGTTCGGCGCGGCCGGCGTGCTGTTCCTGCTGCAGCCCGAAGCGGCCCTCATCGACATCGGCGGGCCGTGGTTCTGGCTGTTCACCGGCATCATCCTCTTCGGCGCCGTCGTCGAGCACATGCGCAACATCGCCCTGTCGACGACGGTGACCCTGCTCGTGCCCGTCGAACGGCACGCCAACGCGAACGGGCTCGTCGGCACCGTGCAGGGCATCGCCTTCATCGTGACGAGCGTGTTCAGCGGGCTCTCGGTCGGCCTGCTCGGCATGGGGTGGACGCTCGTGATCGCGCTCGCCGCGACCGCCGTCGCCCTCGCGCACCTGCTGTTCCTGCGCATCCCCGAGGCCGAACCGGTGCCCGCGGAAGGCGAGGCGGCCCCCGCGGTCGACCTGCGCGGGGCGATCGCCGCCGTGCGGAAGATCCCCGGCCTGTTCACGCTCATCTTCTTCTCGACGTTCAACAACCTCATCGGCGGCGTCTACATCGCACTGATGGACCCCTACGGGCTGACCCTGTTCCCCGTCGAAGCGTGGGGCGTCGTGCTCGGCATCTCATCGACCGGGTTCATCATCGGCGGCCTCGCCATCGCGAAGTTCGGTCTCGGCAAGAACCCGATCCGCACCATGCTGCTCGTCGTCGTCGGCATGGGCCTGCTCGGCGCCGTCTTCACGATCCGCGAATGGTGGCTGCTGTACGCCGTCGGCATCTGGTTCTACATGGCGCTCGTGCCCGCGGTGGAGGCCGCCGAGCAGACCGTGATCCAGAAGCTCGTGCCGTTCCGGCGGCAGGGCCGCGTGTTCGGCTTCGCGATGGCCGTCGAGTCGGCGGCCGCACCGATCACCGCGTTCGTCATCGCCCCCATCGCCGAGTTCGTCATCATCCCCTACATGAACAGCGAAGCCGGCCAGGCGACCTGGGGCTGGCTGCTCGGCGACGGCGAGGCCCGCGGCATCGCCCTCGTCTTCCTCATCGGCGGGCTCATCATGGTCGCCGTCGCCTTCCTCGCCTTCACCACCCGCGCCTACCGCATCCTCTCCGCCGAGTTCGCCGCCGGCGGCCCCGCCGCCTCCGCTGACTCGGCCGGCTCGGCCGGCTCAGGCGGCCCCGCCGGCTCGGCCGGCCCCGCCGATCCGGATGCCGCCGGTGCCGACGGCGCTGCGGATCCGGCCGCGGGCGGCGGAGCCGCCCGCTGA
- a CDS encoding ABC transporter ATP-binding protein: MLELSGIDKSFGTRRVLDGVSFAVGDGRMTGFVGGNGAGKTTTMRIILGVLAADGGTVTIDGAPIGPDDRRRFGYMPEERGLYPKMKVLEQIVYFARLHGWKTAAATRNATDLLERLGLGERLDDTVESLSLGNQQRAQIAAALVHRPEVLVLDEPFSGLDPIAVENVQQVLTDYAAGGAPVLFSSHQLDIVERLCDDLVIIAGGRIRAAGGRDALREQHGSTRYEVLLAGDAGWLREQPGIDVIDFDGGWAVFEADDPEARRAALAAAVAAGEVVSFGREQTTLAEIFKEVVR; encoded by the coding sequence ATGCTCGAACTCAGCGGAATCGACAAGTCCTTCGGGACGAGACGCGTGCTCGACGGCGTCTCGTTCGCCGTCGGCGACGGACGCATGACCGGCTTCGTCGGCGGCAACGGCGCCGGCAAGACGACCACGATGCGGATCATCCTCGGCGTGCTCGCCGCCGACGGCGGCACCGTCACGATCGACGGCGCCCCGATCGGCCCCGACGACCGGCGACGCTTCGGGTACATGCCCGAAGAACGCGGCCTGTACCCGAAGATGAAGGTCCTCGAGCAGATCGTCTACTTCGCCCGCCTGCACGGCTGGAAGACGGCCGCCGCCACCCGCAACGCCACCGACCTGCTGGAGCGCCTCGGCCTCGGCGAACGTCTGGACGACACCGTCGAATCCCTCTCCCTCGGCAACCAGCAGCGCGCCCAGATCGCCGCCGCGCTCGTGCACCGCCCCGAGGTGCTGGTGCTCGACGAACCGTTCTCGGGTCTCGACCCGATCGCGGTCGAGAACGTGCAGCAGGTGCTCACCGACTACGCCGCCGGCGGCGCGCCCGTGCTGTTCTCCAGCCACCAGCTCGACATCGTCGAACGCCTCTGCGACGACCTCGTCATCATCGCCGGCGGTCGCATCCGCGCAGCCGGCGGCCGCGATGCGCTCCGCGAGCAGCACGGATCCACCCGCTACGAAGTCCTCCTCGCCGGGGATGCGGGGTGGCTCCGCGAGCAGCCCGGCATCGACGTGATCGACTTCGACGGCGGCTGGGCCGTGTTCGAGGCCGACGACCCCGAGGCCCGCCGGGCCGCCCTGGCCGCGGCCGTCGCCGCCGGCGAGGTCGTGAGCTTCGGCCGCGAACAGACCACCCTCGCCGAGATCTTCAAGGAGGTCGTCCGATGA
- a CDS encoding ABC transporter permease, translating to MTDPAVLRPATGAEAPRAPRFTQAVGLVAGREISSRVRSKSFLVSTALLALAVLASIVIGGFAAQNTEPPQVAVVGQSAAVADRGLDVVAAGDRAEAERMLRDGDVDAIVVPGGDAASTTVIGLDSAPDTVVQMLSVPPQVEILNPDAPNPFLAYFVALGFGIVFLMAATTFGSTIAYSVVEEKQTRVVEILLSTVSSRAMLTGKVVGNSLMAFGQILLIAAVAIIGLLVTGQDVVVAGLGPSIAWFVVFFLVGFVMLAAMFAAAAALVSRSEDIGSVTSPITMLVMIPYFLVVFFNDNSLVLTIMSYVPFSAPVGMPMRIFLEQAAWWEPLVSLAVLVASTALVILIGERVYSNSLLRMGARVKLGEALRG from the coding sequence ATGACCGATCCCGCCGTGCTCCGCCCCGCGACCGGCGCCGAGGCGCCCCGCGCACCGCGCTTCACCCAGGCCGTCGGCCTCGTCGCCGGCCGCGAGATCTCCTCCCGCGTGCGCAGCAAATCGTTCCTCGTCTCGACGGCGCTGCTCGCCCTCGCCGTGCTCGCTTCGATCGTGATCGGCGGGTTCGCCGCGCAGAACACGGAACCGCCCCAGGTCGCCGTCGTCGGCCAGTCCGCCGCCGTCGCCGACCGCGGCCTCGACGTCGTCGCCGCCGGCGACCGCGCCGAAGCCGAACGGATGCTCCGCGACGGCGACGTGGACGCGATCGTCGTGCCCGGCGGCGACGCCGCATCCACCACCGTCATCGGCCTCGACTCGGCCCCCGACACGGTCGTGCAGATGCTCTCCGTCCCGCCGCAGGTCGAGATCCTGAACCCCGACGCCCCGAACCCGTTCCTGGCGTACTTCGTCGCGCTCGGCTTCGGCATCGTCTTCCTCATGGCCGCGACGACGTTCGGCTCGACGATCGCGTACAGCGTCGTCGAAGAGAAGCAGACCCGCGTCGTCGAGATCCTGCTGTCGACCGTGTCGAGCCGGGCGATGCTCACGGGCAAGGTCGTCGGCAACTCGCTCATGGCGTTCGGGCAGATCCTGCTGATCGCGGCCGTCGCGATCATCGGCCTGCTCGTGACGGGTCAGGACGTCGTCGTCGCCGGCCTCGGGCCGAGCATCGCGTGGTTCGTCGTCTTCTTCCTCGTCGGCTTCGTGATGCTCGCCGCCATGTTCGCCGCGGCCGCCGCGCTCGTGTCGCGGTCGGAGGACATCGGCTCGGTGACCTCGCCCATCACGATGCTCGTGATGATCCCGTACTTCCTCGTCGTGTTCTTCAACGACAATTCGCTCGTGCTGACGATCATGAGCTACGTGCCGTTCTCGGCACCGGTGGGCATGCCGATGCGGATCTTCCTCGAGCAGGCGGCGTGGTGGGAGCCGCTCGTCTCGCTCGCCGTGCTCGTGGCGTCGACGGCGCTCGTCATCCTCATCGGGGAGCGCGTGTACTCGAACTCGCTGCTGCGCATGGGTGCGCGTGTGAAGCTCGGCGAGGCGCTGCGCGGCTGA
- a CDS encoding threonine aldolase family protein, whose translation MTDSTLHDPQYRGFASDNYAGVHPEILDALAAANGGHQVAYGEDAYTARLQEVFEAHFGAGIEFFPVFNGTGANVTGLQAMQPRWGAVIAASTAHINSDEGGAPERVGGMKLLTVDAPDGKLTPELIDREAWGWGDEHRTQPAVVSITQTTELGTAYTAEEIRAIADHVHAAGMRLHMDGARIANAAASLGLPLRAFTRDAGVDALTFGGTKNGLMFGEVVLVFEPEAAPGMKYLRKLDMQLASKMRFLSAQFIALLEGDLWLRSAAHANAMARRLRDALDAGIADGSMPGLGFSQETQSNGVFAILPPGVADRLRERFRFYDWDAAKGEVRWMCSFDTTEADIDAFVAGIREELAR comes from the coding sequence GTGACCGACAGCACCCTCCACGACCCCCAGTACCGCGGCTTCGCCAGCGACAACTACGCCGGCGTGCACCCCGAGATCCTCGACGCGCTCGCCGCGGCGAACGGCGGCCACCAGGTCGCCTACGGCGAGGACGCCTACACGGCCCGCCTGCAGGAGGTGTTCGAAGCGCACTTCGGCGCCGGGATCGAGTTCTTCCCCGTGTTCAACGGCACGGGCGCGAACGTCACCGGGCTGCAGGCGATGCAGCCCCGATGGGGGGCGGTGATCGCGGCATCCACCGCCCACATCAACTCCGACGAGGGCGGCGCGCCGGAACGCGTCGGCGGCATGAAACTGCTCACCGTCGACGCCCCCGACGGCAAGCTCACCCCCGAACTCATCGACCGGGAGGCATGGGGCTGGGGCGACGAGCACCGCACCCAGCCGGCGGTCGTCTCGATCACGCAGACCACCGAGCTCGGCACCGCGTACACGGCCGAGGAGATCCGGGCCATCGCCGACCACGTGCACGCCGCCGGAATGCGCCTGCACATGGACGGCGCGCGGATCGCGAACGCGGCGGCGAGCCTCGGCCTGCCGCTCCGCGCCTTCACGCGCGACGCGGGCGTCGACGCGCTGACCTTCGGCGGCACGAAGAACGGGCTCATGTTCGGCGAGGTCGTTCTCGTGTTCGAGCCCGAGGCGGCGCCCGGCATGAAGTACCTCCGCAAGCTCGACATGCAGCTGGCGTCGAAGATGCGGTTCCTGTCGGCGCAGTTCATCGCCCTGCTCGAGGGGGACCTGTGGCTGCGCAGCGCCGCGCACGCGAACGCGATGGCCCGCCGCCTGCGCGACGCCCTCGACGCCGGCATCGCCGACGGGTCGATGCCGGGCCTCGGCTTCAGCCAGGAGACGCAGTCGAACGGCGTCTTCGCGATCCTGCCGCCCGGCGTCGCCGACCGCCTGCGGGAACGGTTCCGCTTCTACGACTGGGACGCGGCCAAGGGCGAGGTGCGCTGGATGTGCTCCTTCGACACCACCGAAGCCGACATCGACGCCTTCGTCGCCGGCATCCGCGAAGAGCTCGCGCGCTGA
- a CDS encoding zinc-dependent alcohol dehydrogenase family protein produces MLATIIDGAHEVRVEHVPDPVIADPTDAIVRVVASCVCGSDLWRYRGIKQVTPGSRIGHEFIGVVEATGDAVDAVKTGDFVIAPFYVCDDTCVNCRNGVSTSCLAGESWGALDRNGVQVDGGQGERVRVPLADGTLFVVDGDPVRTEEIPGLLSLSDVMGTGHHAAVSAGVGPGDTVAVVGDGAVGLCAVIAAKRLGATTIIAMSRHEDRAALAREFGATHVVPERGDEGVARIRELTGGIGADRVLECVGTKESMDQAIRSTRPGGMVGYVGVPAGGPELPIGRLFGTNVGVNGGVAPVRGYIPELIDDVRSGRIHPGRVFDLELPLVDAPEAYAAMDERRAIKVLLRP; encoded by the coding sequence ATGCTTGCGACGATCATCGACGGCGCGCACGAGGTGCGCGTGGAACATGTGCCCGACCCCGTCATCGCCGATCCGACGGATGCGATCGTGCGGGTGGTGGCGTCGTGCGTGTGCGGTTCCGACCTGTGGCGCTACCGAGGCATCAAGCAGGTGACGCCGGGTTCGCGCATCGGGCACGAGTTCATCGGCGTGGTCGAGGCGACGGGCGACGCGGTGGATGCCGTGAAGACCGGTGATTTCGTCATCGCCCCCTTCTACGTGTGCGACGACACGTGCGTGAACTGCCGGAACGGGGTGAGCACGTCGTGCCTGGCGGGGGAGTCGTGGGGTGCTCTCGATCGCAACGGGGTGCAGGTCGACGGCGGGCAGGGCGAACGGGTGCGGGTGCCGCTGGCCGACGGCACCCTGTTCGTCGTCGACGGCGACCCGGTGCGGACCGAGGAGATTCCGGGGCTGCTGAGCCTCAGCGACGTCATGGGCACCGGGCATCATGCGGCGGTGTCGGCCGGGGTGGGGCCCGGCGACACGGTCGCCGTCGTCGGCGACGGCGCGGTGGGCCTGTGCGCGGTGATCGCGGCCAAGCGCCTCGGGGCGACGACGATCATCGCGATGAGCCGCCACGAGGATCGCGCGGCCCTCGCCCGCGAGTTCGGCGCCACCCATGTCGTTCCGGAACGCGGCGACGAGGGCGTGGCCCGCATCCGCGAGCTCACCGGCGGCATCGGCGCCGACCGAGTACTCGAGTGCGTCGGCACGAAGGAGTCGATGGATCAGGCGATCCGCTCCACCCGCCCCGGCGGCATGGTCGGCTACGTGGGCGTGCCGGCCGGCGGCCCCGAACTGCCGATCGGGCGGCTGTTCGGCACGAACGTCGGCGTGAACGGCGGCGTCGCCCCGGTGCGCGGCTACATCCCCGAGCTCATCGACGATGTGCGCAGCGGACGCATCCACCCCGGCCGCGTCTTCGACCTCGAGCTGCCCCTCGTCGACGCCCCGGAAGCCTACGCGGCGATGGACGAGCGCCGCGCGATCAAGGTGCTGCTGCGCCCGTAG
- a CDS encoding nitroreductase family protein, with amino-acid sequence MTDIASRAADTDAPLIDPLIERWSPRAFDPEAVVPEAQLKTMLEAARWAPSAANTQPWRFIVARRGEAAFDAIHETMRDFNRVWADRASVLIANVARTVGDDGTPMPWGLYDLGQAVAHLTIQAQHDGLHTHQMGGFDADAIAAAFGLGEGMRVVSVTAVGMLGPIDELDERFLARESAPRTRLPLAEIVIRPEG; translated from the coding sequence ATCACCGACATCGCCAGCCGTGCCGCCGACACCGACGCGCCCCTCATCGACCCGCTCATCGAACGCTGGAGCCCTCGCGCGTTCGACCCCGAGGCCGTCGTTCCCGAAGCGCAGCTGAAGACGATGCTCGAGGCCGCCCGCTGGGCGCCGTCGGCGGCGAACACGCAGCCGTGGCGCTTCATCGTCGCGCGCCGCGGCGAGGCGGCCTTCGACGCCATCCACGAGACGATGCGCGACTTCAACCGCGTCTGGGCCGACCGCGCCTCGGTGCTCATCGCGAACGTCGCCCGCACCGTCGGCGACGACGGCACGCCCATGCCGTGGGGGCTCTACGACCTCGGCCAGGCGGTCGCGCACCTCACGATCCAGGCCCAGCACGACGGGCTGCACACCCACCAGATGGGCGGCTTCGACGCCGACGCGATCGCCGCCGCCTTCGGGCTCGGCGAAGGCATGCGGGTCGTCTCGGTGACCGCCGTCGGCATGCTCGGACCGATCGACGAGCTCGACGAGCGCTTCCTCGCCCGGGAATCCGCGCCGCGCACGCGCCTGCCGCTCGCCGAGATCGTCATCCGGCCGGAGGGCTGA
- a CDS encoding nucleotidyl transferase AbiEii/AbiGii toxin family protein yields the protein MNDATPPLNVTQLNARLAQVAAALSIPVARARVMLCTLIVSQMLPDAVAVKGGMGVKLRFGERGTRATSDLDVSTRVRGEEFEQAFRARLAEGWGTVPASKGAQRRNPDAHARKGLDGELVQFGAYFGFGNLQPVELIDLEYQIAQKLHAVTDPTYVRAHDLVDLQLLWSAEPDLLVVQDLCVRTFGWRRQQAWPPLPLRPMDGWELAYADARAETEIDGGTPVLPDVVAARRWLERVIGLIVSSPAVD from the coding sequence GTGAACGACGCGACACCGCCGCTGAACGTGACTCAGCTCAATGCCAGGCTCGCGCAGGTCGCTGCCGCGCTGAGCATCCCCGTCGCTCGTGCGCGCGTCATGCTCTGCACGCTGATCGTGTCGCAGATGCTTCCCGACGCCGTCGCCGTCAAAGGCGGCATGGGAGTGAAGTTGCGCTTCGGCGAGCGCGGCACGCGCGCCACGTCCGACCTCGATGTCTCCACCCGCGTCCGTGGTGAGGAGTTCGAGCAGGCGTTCCGCGCGCGTCTGGCCGAGGGCTGGGGAACGGTGCCGGCGTCGAAAGGCGCGCAGCGCCGCAACCCGGATGCGCACGCGCGGAAGGGGCTCGACGGCGAACTCGTGCAATTCGGCGCGTACTTCGGCTTCGGGAATCTGCAGCCCGTAGAACTGATCGATCTGGAGTATCAGATCGCGCAGAAGCTCCACGCCGTCACCGATCCCACCTACGTGCGAGCGCATGATCTGGTCGACCTGCAGCTGCTGTGGAGCGCCGAGCCCGATCTGCTCGTCGTGCAAGACCTGTGCGTGCGCACGTTCGGCTGGCGACGCCAACAGGCCTGGCCGCCGCTCCCGTTGCGCCCGATGGACGGCTGGGAACTCGCGTACGCCGATGCACGTGCGGAAACCGAGATCGACGGCGGCACTCCCGTGCTGCCGGACGTCGTGGCGGCGCGCCGATGGCTTGAACGGGTCATCGGCCTGATCGTCTCGTCGCCCGCCGTCGATTGA
- a CDS encoding GNAT family N-acetyltransferase, protein MDVISPTDRTVASEARATRCAVASVRTGPITAVPGVGPAGRLAGQAAGAGQAGAGRSGAAPSGVASEPLRLRTIPMWHPAFIGLVEALATEVFDEIDLDSAASLIAMQRDARLERLCTGDATAMLIERGGEVIGYIVTAAGDGCLCILDGYVRPDARGRGIATAVLAEITSTAEAAGCPVEVELWAASPAIRLCRRFGFAEASAHAGHRRLRRMPGASTPA, encoded by the coding sequence ATGGACGTCATCTCGCCGACGGATCGCACCGTCGCATCGGAGGCACGCGCGACGCGCTGCGCCGTCGCCTCGGTCAGGACGGGGCCGATCACGGCCGTCCCCGGAGTCGGGCCGGCAGGCCGGCTGGCCGGGCAGGCGGCCGGGGCCGGGCAGGCCGGGGCGGGCAGATCCGGGGCCGCGCCCTCGGGTGTCGCGTCCGAACCCCTCAGGCTGCGGACGATCCCGATGTGGCATCCCGCGTTCATCGGCCTCGTCGAGGCACTCGCCACCGAGGTCTTCGACGAAATCGACCTCGACTCGGCGGCCTCGCTCATCGCCATGCAGCGCGACGCGCGCCTCGAACGGCTGTGCACGGGCGATGCGACGGCGATGCTCATCGAGCGCGGCGGCGAGGTCATCGGCTACATCGTGACGGCCGCGGGCGACGGATGCCTGTGCATCCTCGACGGGTACGTCCGCCCCGACGCCCGGGGGCGCGGCATCGCGACCGCCGTGCTCGCCGAGATCACCTCCACCGCCGAGGCGGCCGGATGCCCCGTCGAGGTGGAGCTGTGGGCGGCGAGCCCCGCGATCCGGCTGTGCCGGCGGTTCGGCTTCGCCGAGGCGAGCGCGCACGCCGGGCATCGACGGCTGCGGCGGATGCCCGGGGCATCCACCCCCGCCTGA
- a CDS encoding MFS transporter, translated as MRGFWAALPTEGRWLLSTVVITTFGRGLTLPFTIIYLSEVRGFDLGFSGLLMSLIAVTGLIVTAPSGALTDRFGARAVLLASLVSMIAGCTLLAYATHPLTATIAVCLIGVNFGASWPANNALIAHVVDGELRQRYFGVNFALVNLGIGFGGIIGGLFIDVADPFTFTLIFLIDAVSCFVPIALLLGPLRRVHTVPAPVEGEGPAASVGYLHLLRQPAVRWMTLLSFLAVFVGYGQFEAGFPAYARGVAEVSTQTIGFAFAVNTAVIVLLQFTVLNRIAGHRRTRVLIVMALIWTVSWMLLGTAGLLPGSWAAVAGVLAFTGVFAFGETLMQPSIPAIVNDLADDRSRGRANAVNSASFQAGAILGPVVAGLLLDHGLSGIYIAVMVAGCLGVAVLALVLERRLPAHANGVPAAAAASPAAE; from the coding sequence ATGCGAGGGTTCTGGGCGGCGCTTCCCACCGAGGGGCGGTGGCTGCTGTCGACCGTCGTCATCACGACGTTCGGGCGCGGGCTCACGCTGCCCTTCACGATCATCTACCTGAGCGAGGTGCGCGGCTTCGACCTCGGCTTCTCGGGGCTGCTGATGAGCCTCATCGCCGTCACCGGCCTGATCGTGACGGCCCCCTCCGGCGCCCTCACCGACCGCTTCGGGGCGCGCGCCGTGCTGCTCGCCTCGCTCGTGTCGATGATCGCCGGGTGCACGCTGCTCGCGTACGCGACGCATCCGCTCACCGCGACCATCGCCGTCTGCCTCATCGGCGTGAACTTCGGCGCCTCGTGGCCGGCGAACAACGCCCTCATCGCGCACGTCGTCGACGGCGAGCTCAGGCAGCGCTACTTCGGCGTGAACTTCGCGCTCGTGAACCTCGGGATCGGCTTCGGCGGCATCATCGGCGGTCTTTTCATCGACGTCGCCGACCCCTTCACCTTCACCCTCATCTTCCTCATCGACGCCGTCAGCTGCTTCGTGCCGATCGCGCTGCTGCTCGGGCCGCTCAGGCGCGTGCACACGGTGCCGGCGCCCGTCGAAGGCGAGGGCCCTGCGGCATCCGTCGGCTATCTGCACCTGTTGAGACAACCCGCGGTGCGCTGGATGACCCTGCTGTCGTTCCTCGCGGTCTTCGTCGGCTACGGGCAGTTCGAGGCCGGCTTCCCCGCCTATGCGCGCGGCGTCGCCGAAGTGTCGACGCAGACAATCGGCTTCGCGTTCGCCGTGAACACCGCCGTCATCGTGCTGCTCCAGTTCACCGTGCTGAACCGCATCGCCGGGCACCGCCGAACCCGGGTGCTCATCGTCATGGCCCTCATCTGGACCGTGTCGTGGATGCTGCTCGGCACCGCCGGGCTGCTGCCCGGCTCCTGGGCGGCGGTCGCCGGAGTGCTCGCGTTCACCGGGGTCTTCGCCTTCGGCGAGACCCTCATGCAGCCCTCGATCCCGGCGATCGTGAACGACCTCGCCGACGACCGCAGCCGCGGCCGGGCGAACGCGGTCAACTCGGCATCGTTCCAGGCCGGCGCGATCCTCGGCCCCGTCGTCGCCGGGCTCCTGCTCGACCACGGCCTCTCGGGGATCTACATCGCCGTCATGGTCGCCGGCTGCCTCGGCGTCGCCGTGCTCGCCCTCGTACTGGAACGCCGCCTCCCGGCGCACGCCAACGGCGTGCCCGCGGCGGCGGCCGCATCCCCGGCTGCGGAGTAG